From the genome of Corallococcus macrosporus DSM 14697:
AGACGTACGGCTACTACCGGATGGAGATCCTCAGCGCGCTGCTCAACGGCGTGCTGCTGATGGGCATCACCGGCTTCATCCTCTATGAGGCGTGGGAGCGGGTGCGCTCGCCGGCCCAGGTGGACGTCGGGCCCATGGCCATCGTGGCGTCGGTGGGCCTGTTGGCCAACCTGGGCGCGCTGGGATTCCTCCACCGCTCCCACTCCATGAACGTGCGCGGGGCCTTCCTGCACGTGCTGGGGGACACGCTGTCGTCGGTGGGCGTGCTCGTGGGCGCGGGCATCATGGCCTACACGGGCTGGTACGTCGTGGACCCCATCATCTCGGTGGTCATCTCCCTCGTCATCGTCATTGGCGCGGTGCGGCTGGTGCGTGACGCGGTGGACGTGCTGATGGAGGCCGTGCCGGCGCACGTGGACCTGGCGCAGATCAAGGAGCTGATGCTGCGCGCGGAGGGCGTCACCGCGGTGCATGACCTGCACGTGTGGACCATCTCCAGCGGCGTGTACGCCCTGTCCGCGCACCTGGTGGTGCAGGACCCCATGGTCTGCAACAACGACGCGATCCTCTCCGCGGTGAAGCACGACCTGTTCGACCGCTTCGGAATCGACCACACCACGATTCAAATCGAGAGCGAGACCTACGCCCACCTGGGCGAGGTCCACTGACGCGCCCCGGCCTGGCTGGCCTACCGGCCCTGGGCCCGGGCGCGTGCCCCATCGGACGCTCCCTGGCAGCTTCGCCTTGCCTCGGGCGGCGCGGGCGGATGATTCTCCGCGCTCCATGAACGTGCTGGACAAGGTGCTGACGTTACGGCCGGGGAACACGGTGGCGCGGGTGGGCGCGGGCTCGCGCGTGCCGCTGCTGAACCCCCGGGAGCTGCTGCGAGCCCTGTCGGAGGCGCCGGCGGCGCTGCCGTGTCTGCCGGTGCAGGCGAAGGGCGCCTTGCCGGGGCTGCTGCGCGCGGCCCGGTCCGAGGACGCCGTGCTGGGGCTGGCCTGCCCGCATCCGCTGTCGGACCGGGGGGCGCCCGAGCGCTTCGTCGCCGCCGCGCACCACGCGGCCTCCGAGGCCGAGCACGCGCGGCCCCTGTTCCTGCAGGCCGGGCCCATCCTCGTGGCCCGCGCGGACGCGGACACGCTGGACGCCCTGAAGGACGGCGTCTACCGCGTGGTGGACGCGGGCTTCTCCCTGGTGTCCCTGGACCTGTCCCGGCTGGACTCCTACGCGGCCGTGGAGGCGGTGAACGCGCTGGTGGCCCCGGTGACGGAGCGCGAGCTGGCGCTGGAGCTGACGGGCCCGGCCGCCACCAGCGGCGGGCTGACGGACGCGTACCGGACGCTGCTGGAGGGCCTCCGGCAGTGGAAGGTGCCGGTGGACTTCATCCGCGTGCCGGAGGCCGCGCTCGGCGAGGGCGAGCCGGACGTGCGGCTGCTGCGGACCCTGGTGGAGCTGGCGTCGGAGTATGACGCGGCGCTGTCGGTGGGCGAGGTCGGCGCGGCCCTGGCTGGCGGGCTGCCCACGTACGTCGCGGCGGGCGCGCGCAAGGTGGACTGCGTGGGCGCCTTCGAGCGGCTCGCGCTGGGCGCCTGGCCCCCGGAGGTCCGGGCCAGCGTGGAGGAGAAGGCCGCGGCCGCCGGACTGCCCGCGGGGCAGCTCCTGGGCGTGCTGGAGGAGCAGCTCCCGCCGCTGGACGACGCCGCGCGGGAGAAGCTGGAGGCCCTGTCCTTCATGGAGGCCACCGAGGTCCTCGGCGCGCTGGGCGCCACCCGCACGGGCCAGACGTCGCTGCGCTTCCTGGCGGAGAAGCGGGGCGACTGAGCCCGGAGCGGTGTAGAAGGGCCGCATGCGAATCGTCGCAGGCACCGCCAAGGGCCGCGCCCTGGCCGGCCCCAAGTCCTCGTCCCGGCACATCCGTCCCACGGCCGACCGCGTCCGGGAGACGCTCTTCAACGTGCTGGGCCAGTTCCTGGACGGCCAGCGGGTGCTGGACCTCTACGCCGGCACCGGCGCGCTGGGCCTGGAGGCCGTGTCGCGCGGGGCGGGGCAGGCGGTGCTGGTGGACCAGGACCGCGAGGCGCTCACGCTGTGCCGGGAGAACGCGCGGGCCGTGGGGCTCGCCGCGCAGGTGGAGGTGCTCTCCTCGCCGGTGGCCCGGGCGCTGGAGGCGCTGAAGCGGCGGGGGGAGCGCTTCGAGCTCATCTTCGCGGACCCGCCGTACGCCGCGCGCGTGGTGGAGACGGTGCTGGACGGCATCGTGGCGGCCGGCCTGCTGACCCCCGCCGGCATGGTGGTGGTGGAGCACGACAAGCGCGAGGCGGCGCCGGACACACATGCCGGGCTTACCCGGGAAGACCAGCGCCGCTTTGGCGACACGTTGGTGAGCTTCTATCGGGCGCCGTGAGCAGTCCTTGACCGGCTCCCGGGGG
Proteins encoded in this window:
- a CDS encoding cation diffusion facilitator family transporter gives rise to the protein MTTSPYTRGESGHGHAHDHGDGHHHHHGHGHGHGHSHGPRRGGLAEERKKDKHRLIFALVLTSTIALAEAVGGWLTNSLALLSDAGHMLTDVSAMALSLVALWFAGKPADVKKTYGYYRMEILSALLNGVLLMGITGFILYEAWERVRSPAQVDVGPMAIVASVGLLANLGALGFLHRSHSMNVRGAFLHVLGDTLSSVGVLVGAGIMAYTGWYVVDPIISVVISLVIVIGAVRLVRDAVDVLMEAVPAHVDLAQIKELMLRAEGVTAVHDLHVWTISSGVYALSAHLVVQDPMVCNNDAILSAVKHDLFDRFGIDHTTIQIESETYAHLGEVH
- the rsmD gene encoding 16S rRNA (guanine(966)-N(2))-methyltransferase RsmD, yielding MRIVAGTAKGRALAGPKSSSRHIRPTADRVRETLFNVLGQFLDGQRVLDLYAGTGALGLEAVSRGAGQAVLVDQDREALTLCRENARAVGLAAQVEVLSSPVARALEALKRRGERFELIFADPPYAARVVETVLDGIVAAGLLTPAGMVVVEHDKREAAPDTHAGLTREDQRRFGDTLVSFYRAP